The Procambarus clarkii isolate CNS0578487 chromosome 66, FALCON_Pclarkii_2.0, whole genome shotgun sequence genome has a window encoding:
- the LOC138355217 gene encoding autotransporter adhesin SadA-like produces MGIRTYPLGTSSTRLGTSSTRLGTSSTRLGTSSTRLGTSSTRLGTSSTRLGTSSTRLGTSSTRLGTSSTRLGTSSTRLGTSSTRLGTSSTRLGTSSTRLGTSSTRLGTSSTRLGTSSTRLGTSSTRLGTSSTRLGTSSTRLGTSSTRLGTSSTRLGTSSTRLGTSSTRLGTSSTRLEHLSSRLTAPLDFLNDT; encoded by the coding sequence ATGGGGATTCGAACCTACCCGCTGGGTACCTCAAGCACGCGCCTTGGTACCTCAAGCACGCGCCTTGGTACCTCAAGCACGCGCCTTGGTACCTCAAGCACGCGCCTTGGTACCTCAAGCACGCGCCTTGGTACCTCAAGCACGCGCCTTGGTACCTCAAGCACGCGCCTTGGTACCTCAAGCACGCGCCTTGGTACCTCAAGCACGCGCCTTGGTACCTCAAGCACGCGCCTTGGTACCTCAAGCACGCGCCTTGGTACCTCAAGCACGCGCCTTGGTACCTCAAGCACGCGCCTTGGTACCTCAAGCACGCGCCTTGGTACCTCAAGCACGCGCCTTGGTACCTCAAGCACGCGCCTTGGTACCTCAAGCACGCGCCTTGGTACCTCAAGCACGCGCCTTGGTACCTCAAGCACGCGCCTTGGTACCTCAAGCACGCGCCTTGGTACCTCAAGCACGCGCCTTGGTACCTCAAGCACGCGCCTTGGTACCTCAAGCACGCGCCTTGGTACCTCAAGCACGCGCCTTGAACACTTGAGCAGCCGCCTCACGGCTCCTCTTGACTTTCTCAATGATACTTGA